In a single window of the Chiloscyllium plagiosum isolate BGI_BamShark_2017 chromosome 32, ASM401019v2, whole genome shotgun sequence genome:
- the metap1 gene encoding methionine aminopeptidase 1: MPRVSIMAADGEVVRRVCETDGCDKEARLQCPTCIKLGIQGSFFCSQECFKGSWSTHKLLHKKAKNEKSKEESSKTEKDEVNTDPWPGYRYTGKLRPHYPLTVMRPVPSYIQWPDYAHHPLGVSESEQSLKGTSQIKILPPEDIEAMRVVCKFAREVLDVAAMMVRPGVTTEEIDHAVHLACLARNCYPSPLNYYNFPKSCCTSVNEVICHGIPDARPLQEGDIVNVDITVYRNGFHGDLNETFFVGEVDEGSKKLVQTTYECLMHAIDSVKPGVRYRELGNIIQKHAHANGFSVVRSYCGHGIHRLFHTAPNVPHYAKNKAVGVMKPGHVFTIEPMICEGAWHDETWPDSWTAVTKDGKRSAQFEHTLLVTETGCEILTRRLEDNGRPYFASQL; this comes from the exons ATGCCGCGGGTGTCCATCATGGCGGCGGACGGGGAGGTGGTGAGGCGCGTGTGTGAAACAGACGGTTGTGACAAGGAGGCGCGGCTGCAGTGTCCCACCTGCATCAAGCTCGGTATCCAGGGCTCCTTCTTCTGTTCGCAG GAATGCTTCAAAGGAAGTTGGTCAACTCATAAGCTCCTCCATAAGAAAGCCA aaaatgaaaagtCTAAAGAAGAATCCTCCAAAACTGAGAAAGATGAAGTTAACACTGATCCCTGGCCTGGCTATCGATACACTGGCAAATTGAGGCCGCACTATCCATTG ACCGTCATGAGACCTGTGCCAAGTTACATCCAATGGCCTGATTATGCTCATCATCCTTTGG GTGTTTCTGAATCAGAGCAGTCCTTAAAGGGAACTTCTCAAATCAAAATTCTGCCACCAGAGGACATAGAAGCAATGCGGGTCGTATGCAAA TTTgcccgggaagtactggacgtTGCTGCAATGATGGTGAGGCCAGGGGTAACAACTGAGGAGATAGATCATGCTGTTCATCTG GCCTGCTTAGCACGCAATTGTTACCCATCACCACTAAATTATTACAATTTTCCAAAATCATGCTGTACTTCGGTAAATGAGGTGATCTGTCATGGAATCCCAGATGCACGGCCATTGCAAGAAGGTGACATTGTTAATG TGGACATTACAGTTTACCGCAATGGCTTCCATGGTGATTTAAATGAAACTTTCTTTGTTGGTGAAGTTGACGAAGGCTCAAAGAAACTGGTGCAGACTACCTATGAGTGTCTGATGCATGCTATAGATTCAG TAAAGCCAGGTGTTCGGTACAGGGAATTGGGTAATATTATACAGAAACACGCACATGCAAACGGATTTTCGGTTGTTCGAAGCTATTGTGGACATGGTATCCACCGACTGTTTCACACTGCACCCAATGTGCCACATTATGCCA aaaataaagctgttggagtGATGAAACCTGGTCATGTGTTTACAATTGAACCCATGATTTGTGAGG GGGCATGGCATGATGAGACGTGGCCAGACAGCTGGACTGCAGTAACTAAGGACGGCAAGCGTTCTGCACAATTCGAGCACACCCTTTTGGTTACGGAGACTGGCTGTGAGATCTTGACAAGACGTCTGGAGGACAATGGTCGGCCTTATTTTGCATCACAGTTGTAG